TCTCTCCCAACAGCTCATCCGGAACTTCAAGTATGTTTACTTTAGGTGGCGAATTGTCATCGGCCTTGCGAAACCCGATTTTTTTGAGGATGCGATCCAGTCGACCGCTGCTTGATCTCTCAATGCTCAAGTCCAGTTTAAGACGTCTGACCACCTCGGCCCCGAGGCTACGGCTTTTCAGGATCTCGATCTCCGTCTCTATGGGGCTGGAGGTCTGAGTGAGAGCAGAAAGGTCCCCCAGGACACCCTGGACGCCGCCCTGATCTGAGATCTTGAGGAGCGACTGGGCCTGATACACCGGTTTCACTGACAAAGTGTAAAGGGAGGTCGAGAGTGCAATGGCCAGGAATACAACCGTGACCAGCTTCCAGCGACTGGACAGAACCTTGATGTAGTCGCGGAGATGGACCTCTTCCTCGAAATGAACAGGATACATCGGTTCTCTGAAGTCTGGTCGGTTGTTCAAAGGCAGCTCTTTCCTTTCTCTAACTGATATGGATAGGTGGCAATGGGCTATCAGCTAGGGACAATGGGGAAAATCAGGTTAGGGGCTATGGTTAACAGTTGGCTATGGGTGATATTCACCTATTGCCCATCACCCATCGCCTATTGCCTGGCCTTTTTTCCCCTCGCCTTGATCAAAGCCCCCAACATCTTTCCTGTCTCGCGGCATTCCTCGTCAAAGTGAAGCATGGTATCCGAATCCAGGTAACCTATTTCGGTGGCAATCTCGAGATGTGTGATCAATTCTGCCAAGGACCCCTTCGTCATGTAGAAGAAACGTACCGCGTCTTTATCCCCTTTATCCTTGTTGAAAACGTTCTATTTTTCAGGACATTTGATGTTGGACGTTGGACCTTTTTATTTCAGATCGTTATACATCTGAATAGCCGACTCCCCTCCCTGGAGGAATGGCAGGAGCTGGACCATGATCCGACTCCAGTTGGTAAGCCCTGTGGCGGTGGCGTAGATGCGGTCGCCGGGCTCGAGGATGGTCTCCGCACCTGTGAGGCTCATGACGTCGGAAAGATCGAGCTTGTACACCGTGGGGTCAGCGTAACCTCCCCGAACCAGGAGGATGCCTCCTTTTTGCGCCGTTCTGGGCTCCAGACCACCGGCCATGGAAATGGCGTCGATGAGCCTCAGGGGTTCCGCTCCCATGGGGAAAACGCCAGGTTTTTGCACCTCACCCAGGACGTAAACCTTCCGGTCGGCCGAATCCGCGATTTGAATAAGATCCCCGTCTATGAGCCGGATGTTGTGTCTGAGATCTCCCCTCCTTAAAAGAGCGTATAGATCCACAGGCAGCAGTTCCTCACCCCGGATGACGTAGGAGCCCATAAGATCTGACCTCTGGTTCAAGCCCTGGGCCATGCCGATGGCGTCGAGGAGCGCGATCCTGCCGTCAAAGGGGAATGCACCAGGTATGTTGACCTGTCCCAGTACGTAGATCTTCTGGCTGCGGAAGTTGGAAACGGTGACCGAGATATTGGGTTTTATAACGAATTGCCCGTAGGCGATATTCAGATCCACTTGAAGATCGGCCAGCGTTCTCCCCTCAGCCGGGCTGAGTCCCACAAGGGGCAGGGTCAAAAATCCGTTATCCTGAACCACGAACTGGTTCATACCCAGGGTCTGGACGCTCATCTCCCCCACGAACAGTTCCGGAAGGGGCAGGGTCAAAAATCCGTTATCCTGAACCGCGAACAGTTCCGGGTGGTCGAGATCGCGAATGAGCAGTATATCGCCCGGGCCGACGCGGTAAGGCCCCGGGTCCGATGGAATGGGGGGAACATCCACCGTTTCCCGAGTCGCTTTGCCGAGGGCAACAGCTCCCAGAGGTTCGGAGTTGTCTGGAACGATGAAATGATTGGCAGGCGAACAGGCGCTGACGAGGAATATCAGAAGAAGAACGTGGCAGCTGCCTCGTTCAAAAGGGAATCCCCCATTGATCCTTTTTTTAATGTTTTTAAGGCCAGCCATGAACCCCTCCCGGATGAGCAGCCTGTGATAAATATGATCGACATAATAGTACGTCTGAATGTTTCAATGCAAGATATTAACAATAAAAGGGAAATCAGCAAAATGCTTGAATATGGAATATGGAAGGTGGAATGAGAAATTAAAAAGCAGAGGAGCCTATATTTCCTCTTTCATTAAATCTAGATCGCTTCACTTATTCCATGGCTCGCGATGACAAGCGCTGAAAACGGTTTTCGCTGTGCTCCCTCCGCTGCCCGCATTTTTCCTTTGGACCCGTCTTCGCTTTTTGAGCTTCCGTCTCCGTTCTAAGAACTTCGACGTGACAAGTCGACGCGGCAAGCATTGGACTTCCTTCCCCTCTCGCCCTTAGCCTGCTTTATTCCTCCTTCCCCATTCCTGTTTTTTTATATTCTTCCTTCCAACCCCAAGGTCACGTACCCGTTTATCCTATCCTCGCCAGCGGAGTAGTCCTTGTTGCTAATCCAGTCCAAAGCCATGTCCAGCTTCAGGGTCCAGTCACCATCGGCAGGACCCAGAAGGCCTTCCCACCCTGCTGACAGCTGCGCGTGGTGTTCCACCGCGGGCTGAGTGTGCAGTCCTCTCTGCTCGAAGTCCACCCCCACTCGCCCTCTCCCCCTCTCCCCCGCTCCAAAACCCATCTCCATGAACAGGTCCCTGCCTCCTCCTCCCACATGATGCCCAAGGATCCGTCCATCATAGGTGTACCCGTCGGTGTAGGTGCCGTGACGATACCAAACCTCCGCGATCTCCTTCGTATAGGCCAGGTCGGCATACTCGAGGCGAAGGTCCAGTGACCCGGGCAGGCCGGGAAAGTAAAATCCTGCCATCCCTGCCATCTTTGACGGCAGCCCCCCGGCTTCATCTTCACCCCCAAACTCCAGGTAAAACTGCCAGCCCGGCAGGTTCAGGCGCAGATCGATGCCGGCGATATTGTTTGATCTGTCTCCGGCAACATCGTTCCCCCCGAAGAATATCTTAAACAGGTCTCCAAAAGAGACCTCCGGTCTTCCCTCTCCGCCCGTCATGACCATGTTGGAGAGGCCGATCTCCAGTGCATAAAAGGGCCTGAAATTGGTTCTGAGACCCATGAAGTAGGGTTCCGGGACCGCCCTGTCCTCTTCAAGCTCACTTACGAACAGTTCGAACCGGAAAGGCCCCAGATACCTGAATATCCAGGGAAGGGTGGAGGGATGGGGCGTTGAAAGGCTGACCATGGGCAGTGGTGATGTGTTGTTGGTCAGGTACAGCCCTCCGTGGGCCCCCTGGCCCCACCAGAGGCTCTCCCTGGCAATATTCAGCTCCAGCCCTGCAAGACCCCCTACCCTGAGGCTTCCCCGGTGTATGAACTCCCTATCCTCCTCACTGGTGGTGAACCTCGGATAGAGCTGCAGATAAAAAGGGCCAGATCCTGTGGACATTTCAGCCATCAGGCTGACGCTCAACCCTTCATCAGGATCAATACCGCCGTTGTTGTACACCAGCGCGGCCTGGGATGCCTTGATACCGGGGATGCCGGACGGATCGCCATTGAGATATTCAAATTCGATACCCGGATCATGAACCGCGGCATAGGTGGAGCCTGATCCTGCCCTGACCGATCCCGTAAACCGGTCGTAAATGCTTTTCTCGAGCTCCTTCAGGACTGCCCTGGCTGCGGAAATAACTTCACGATCCTCCTCTTCCAGTACCTTTAAACGGCCCTTCGCCTCCTCCACCAGCCTGTGCAGCTCTGCCCAGGTGATGGGCCTGGTTCCGGCGAGATGAGACCGCAGCAGCCCCTGTGAAGTAAGCAGATCAAGAGATCGGTACACATCGCTGTCGAGAGGAACGTTACCTGAGGCGGCCAAGAGGGTCATAGGAATCGCGAAGACTGAAATTAATAGTAGGAGGAGCAGAATTGTTGAAGTGGGTACCGAACGCATGGCACATAATAGACCGGCCCAAAGGCCAAAGTCCAATGAGCAATGTAAAAAACCAGGCAATGGGCAATGGGGAAGAGCAGTCCAATGTCCAAAGTCCAACGTCCAACGGATAAAGGCAGGCAATGGGCAATGGGGAAGAGCAGGCAATAGGTTATAGGCAATAGGCTATGGGGACACCCACGTTTGTCATTGCGAGGATTCACGCCATCGGCGTGATGACGCGGCAATCTCCTTGGTTTTGGCACTGTGCTCGGCACTGTGCAAGTTCACTAATGCCAAGCATAACCCATGTCGCAAGGCATCCAGGTTTTTTAACCAACTGGCAGCTATCATTATGTCTCAGGCGAAGCGACGGCTCCCTGCGGCTTCCGGCTTCGCTCCCAGCTTCGCCGTGACAAGATGCCCTCACAAGCCCAGTCGCTCCACCCGTCACTCCAGGCGGAAACCCGGAGTCCAGTCGCTGTTGTTATACCACTGCCAATAATTTCCGGGTCATCTTTAACTCGGCCCGGAATGACCCGTCTTCGTTTTGGAGCTTCGCCGCGGCAGGCGGCGGCTTTGGACTTCTTGTCCGACGTAGCTGGTCGAAAGGCGTTAGCGAAGGCGGATGGACTCCAGTAAAAAAACCTTTTCAGGGCGTTTTTAACTGCCCATCGACGCGCCGCTCGAATCAACTGCGGCTTGCTCAGGGCTACTCGACGCAGCTCATGGTCCTCGCCGGTCGAAATATGGCCTGCCACGAGTCCTTCGACAAAGCTCAAAACCGTGAGCCTGTCGAACGGCAAAAAAAAAGGCCAATCT
Above is a genomic segment from bacterium containing:
- a CDS encoding capsule assembly Wzi family protein, which encodes MTLLAASGNVPLDSDVYRSLDLLTSQGLLRSHLAGTRPITWAELHRLVEEAKGRLKVLEEEDREVISAARAVLKELEKSIYDRFTGSVRAGSGSTYAAVHDPGIEFEYLNGDPSGIPGIKASQAALVYNNGGIDPDEGLSVSLMAEMSTGSGPFYLQLYPRFTTSEEDREFIHRGSLRVGGLAGLELNIARESLWWGQGAHGGLYLTNNTSPLPMVSLSTPHPSTLPWIFRYLGPFRFELFVSELEEDRAVPEPYFMGLRTNFRPFYALEIGLSNMVMTGGEGRPEVSFGDLFKIFFGGNDVAGDRSNNIAGIDLRLNLPGWQFYLEFGGEDEAGGLPSKMAGMAGFYFPGLPGSLDLRLEYADLAYTKEIAEVWYRHGTYTDGYTYDGRILGHHVGGGGRDLFMEMGFGAGERGRGRVGVDFEQRGLHTQPAVEHHAQLSAGWEGLLGPADGDWTLKLDMALDWISNKDYSAGEDRINGYVTLGLEGRI
- a CDS encoding SLBB domain-containing protein: MAGLKNIKKRINGGFPFERGSCHVLLLIFLVSACSPANHFIVPDNSEPLGAVALGKATRETVDVPPIPSDPGPYRVGPGDILLIRDLDHPELFAVQDNGFLTLPLPELFVGEMSVQTLGMNQFVVQDNGFLTLPLVGLSPAEGRTLADLQVDLNIAYGQFVIKPNISVTVSNFRSQKIYVLGQVNIPGAFPFDGRIALLDAIGMAQGLNQRSDLMGSYVIRGEELLPVDLYALLRRGDLRHNIRLIDGDLIQIADSADRKVYVLGEVQKPGVFPMGAEPLRLIDAISMAGGLEPRTAQKGGILLVRGGYADPTVYKLDLSDVMSLTGAETILEPGDRIYATATGLTNWSRIMVQLLPFLQGGESAIQMYNDLK